GCGTGTTTGGGTTGAACCCGGTGAGGGTAAATTCATCGTTAATGACAAACAATTTGATGTCTATTTCCCGATGCTTGATCAACGAGCTGCTCTTCTACGTCCTCTCTCAGAGACAAAAATGTTGGGTCGTTTGGATGTTAATTGTACTGTGAAAGGTGGTGGTATTTCAGGTGAGCATATTGTTAATATAGGTTGCACTTTCATGAATTGTTCTATTATACATGTGAGGTCACAAAAGGGACGGGTTTGGTAACGGGCTAAAGGGCTATTTTTGGCATATATATAAAAAGATTATGTCCCACTTGGGATACAGGTGTACGTAAATGGTGTGTAACTTTGCTGTTAACAGTGTTTGGGTTGACTCAAAATGCCTCAAAGACACTTATGCTATTGCTCTATTTTTAAGCTATCATTAAATCATCCCTGTTtccttttacttttttttttcatcTTTTCTCCAAGTTCACcttagtttgttttttttttttttttttttttttttttttttttatcacatGTGGCATGGGTGCTGttatttcatgttgacttcaatcTAAACAACATGAATGAATGAAACAGGTCAAGTTGGCGCAATCCGTCTTGGTATGAGCAGAGCATTGCAAAACTGGGCCCCAGATGAGTTCCGTCCTCCTTTGAAAGAAGGTAACTTGAGCTTTCATTAACTTTTTTGTTGTCTTGCAAAATACTTGAACATACTTAAGTGTCTTAGATTTGGTAATATGTTATAGATATAAGCAATTGGGGTTGTTTCGTTGGTTATATGTACAGGTTTTATTTGACAAATCTGGTTTAATTAACTAgaaattaatttatcataaatGATTACAAAAAGTTATGTTATGAGTAATCTATCTATAATATATATGACTAAACCGATTTAGGACGTTTTAATAACGTATTGGTTCAAGTTAGACTGCTAGAGTCACCTCTTCCTTTATAGCTAGGTAATTTGTTTCTCCAATTGACATGCTGGCGCTAAATCTTAACTGAAATCACCCATTATTAAGTGAATGGGTTGGAATTGCCCCTCCTGGTATGTATCGTTAGTTGATATGGTGTAATTGTGTTGTGACATGTGATTTGTTGTGTTTGGCAGCTGGTTTCTTAACAAGAGACTCGAGAATTGTTGAAAGGAAGAAACCTGGTAAGGCCAAAGCAAGAAAGAGCTTCCAATGGGTCAAGCGTTGATCAGGTTTATGTCGCAATTAGGAGTTTTATCGAAGGAAACAACTCAAATGTTTCACATAAGTTACAAGCAAATAATTTTCGTCTCATGATGCTCGGAAGCTTAACTTTCATCACCAATATTATATCGCCTCGTTATTTTgaactttttttattttattttattgtttttggTACTATTAGAGGCTTGTCATGTTAGAGGACTACCATCGATAAAGTAGCTGCTGGATTTTTACAGGTTTTAAGTTGCATTGTAAGTCCTGTTTATGTTATTCTATTGTTCGTCTTTCAGTTGGAACTGTTTTTGTTGAAAAATTGCATTACTTAATTTAATTGTCATAGATAATGGtctaaaaaagtaaaaataaatgtACGCAAATGTTTATTTGAATTTAACTAGTTAATATTTTGTATGAAGACAAAGATCTTTATAACTAGTTACTACGTAATACTTTAAAACGGAGTATACAACTTATAAAGTTATAATGGGGTAACATTCTAATATTTGAATTTTGATACAATGATATAACACTCCATACAAAAATGATAAAACATTTGAGATAATCCATCATGGGAAATCTTCCATTAGCAATAACCCTAATTAAGGATTACTTAATCCTCAAGTGTAGGATCTCCTTTATTGTAGCATTCTCATTTATCTGTATACAAATCATATCCAAGTATAACTTGTATTTGTATCCTATATATACTTCAAAATGTATTATGAATGAATATATCGATCACATTATTCGTTTCATAAAGTTCTATACTGTTTTACTAATCGAAGACAAATTGATTGATCAAGTAAGTAAACTCACTTACCTTATGCAAAAATCGAATTAGCAGACGCTTATGCTTCACATTTGGTTACTTTTATTGTTGTCGCATGCCAAAATTTTCACTTCTTTAGAAagttatgattttatatatatatatatatatatatatatatatatatatatatatatatatatatatatatatatatatatatatatatatatatatatatatatatatattttttttttttgcaaatttcGCAAAACGGGTACTTTTCCAAAATCGTTTAATTTTTTATGCCTAGTTTATATTTTATGTCATTATATCTATGTCCTTACAGTTAGGTTCTGATTTATGTTGAACAATGCCTGGTTTGGGGAATTTTAGTTGTTGCACTTTTTTGAGTTTTATGGATATTTTATTTTATGCCATCTTTAAAAAATTAGGAATTTTATATTTTTTTGCGAAATAATGTTTGCACTAATAGTAACTGATATCAGTTCAAATgccatattttttattttttttggtacCTAAACTTCTTGTATAATGTTCTGGTTTAAAAAGTCCAGTGTTGAGAATTAACACTTCTCTATGCAAGTATACTAAAAGTTATTTTAGTAAGGTAGCATTATTTTCTTTGCATAAGTCAGTTAAAAAATGTTACTTTTACTTATACTTCATATATATTGTGCGTTTTGGTAGTATCGAAGTCGAAAGTCAGAGAGATTCACGTTCAATCATGGGACATTGGGACAAAATATACGATTTTATGTTCAGTTAGATCACTAGATGATCAAATAACCTTCAACCTCCTATTTTTTACATACATACATCTGGGCTTAATCATCTATTACTGTGCCTTAATATATAGTCCATTGTCTCATTTTTGTGAAGGTTTTATAATGGGACCAAGATGGAAAGGAAAAAGGTCAGAAGAAAAAGCACTTGCTAATCCTATTTCAAAGTTGATTTCGGATCTTCGGTCTTCACTAATCAAATCAAATTCTCAAGCAATGCTCTCAGGTTGTAGCGTACTTCTTAAGTGTAATCCCGAACAAACTGAGCTTCTGAATCAAACTTGTTTTGGTCGACCCGTTATTACAGCTGAAAAAGATAATCACAGGTTTGAGTTGAGTCTAGAGGAAGCTTTTTATCTATGTTTCTCTCTAAAATGTATAAAGATCGTAGGTGGTGATAATGTTACGAGAACAGATAACGAGTTATGGGAGTACATGATTTTCAAAAGGGAATCTTTTCCTTATACATTTAAGGCGTATTCTCATTTACGAAACCATAATTGGGTTGTGAGATCAGGGTGTCAATATGGTGCTGACTTTGTTGCCTATCGTCATCATCCTTCGTTGGTTCATTCTGAATATTGCGTGTTGGTGCTATCTGAATCAAATGTAAATGATCGGTTGAGAGTTTGGTCTGATTATCAATCCATGGTTCGAATTTGTGGTAGTGTTAATAAGACATTGCTCGTTCTACATGTAcacaaaaattgtgaaaatgtgattACGTCTTCGTCTCCTTCTTTTATAGATGCTCTTAATGTTGAAGAACGAACGATCACAAGATGGGATCCAAAACGATGCAGGGAGAAGCAACAAGTTGGAACCGAGTAGGTTAGGTTCACTCTATTTCTTTGACATTTGATTCCTGATTGTTTGAAAAATAAGTTATTTAGTTCTATGATGTATTGGTACATGCCAAAAAAATCTTTATATGGATATCACGGTGATGGTTGCCATTCATGTTTGAAAAATCTTTATATTGATAAGCTCTTCTTCAACAGAAGTTGAACAGAACTATAATAATGTCAAATAGGACCTCGAACCAACTTTTGCAGCATTCAAATTCAAAacaataaaaatagtaaaataccAAAAATAATAGACACTCTAGATCTAGATAAACTATACAATTTGACTGACTCAAAATAACCATTTCTTGACAGGTGTTTGCGAAAAGATCAGATCAAGCGAATACCGTGCAAAATAGATATAACACTATATAACGGATAATATAACACTCGCGATACTGttgttatcatttttatagtttattaattattaattataattataattataatataatttttatagtttatTTAAGAGATGGGCCAATGTAGGTATAGTTTACGGAGTAGTTTTTATGTAATCTCATAACGTTCACAATGTCAAATTCAGACTAGTCTACAATCTACATCTTTGTTCCCTTTGATCACGGACAAAAATAGTATAATATGTCAAACTACTGATATGCCATTGATGTTAAACCCATTAGCCAAATAGTGTAGAGGGTAAATAGGTCATTTGGAAGTTGTTATTATACCCTTGTGGCCTTGCGAGAGTAGATAGAGGATGCTTAAACCTGCTTCAACTGCTAcattattattttatgtaaaagGTCTCCTCCACTGATTTCTGCTAAAATTATTGATGTTTGTGAGTGGTTTGGTAAGTTAGTGGAGCAATATTTATATACTATTACGAGTATTAGTATATACTACCATAACGTATAGAATTGATTGATAAAACTATGTCGTTGAGTTCTTTGGAATATATCATaaaaaagtgtaagttttttttcttaaaaaataaaataaaataaaataaatatgcaCATATCTCTTTACATATCACGAGTACGTACACCTTTTTTTTTATCTAAAAACTTAAATCCTTACCATACCACTATGCCAATTATTATATTTGTCATTAATAATATTTCCGTAGTTCCAAAATATCCActttattataaatttgtatttgtatgtatggtatattggtatatacacgtatatatttgtatttatcgtGCCAATAACATGTAGCTCAGTTGGTAATGGATAGAGGTATTTTGTCACAACCATTGAGTGAGTCGGGTCATCAACTTTATAAAAGTGGCATCCAATTGTGAGCCAGGGGTGGTCGGTTATCAACCTTTTGCCACaaaatatatctgtatttgtaaCTTTCGTAAATACATTTTCAAATTGCATGTTTCTTTTTCGAGATTCAAGAACTATCTAATCATTTAAATACATTTTGGACTATATTTGCAAATTTATGCTCTTTTACCTTGGTTCCAATTCTAGAtgaaaaaaacaatatttttaccATTTAACTATTTACGTTTTTAGGTAAATGACTATTTATGTTTTTAGGTAAATGGTAAAAATTGACACAAATTACAATATTCTGATACTCCGTATAAGTTTTAGCAGGGTAATTGTTTTTTAGTAAAGGGGTCCTATGGACTTTTGAGTACTTGAAAAATAAAGCATGTATGTTTTCTTATATTATATGTTGGTACAAACAatactttattttaatttattaattatggtATCATTTATAATCATACACATCCTCTTGCCAGTTTCAGAGTACTACTACTATAACTTCACCATTGGATTCTCTCTCACTCTCATTGCTTGTGATACCTCACAATTTTGCAGGTTTTGTGGGCCCATATTGCATTTAAGTTAGCAAAAAGTTTGGTATAAAACcccattttcttttttttctttgtcCTAGATTGAAAGACATTGTAGAAGT
The window above is part of the Rutidosis leptorrhynchoides isolate AG116_Rl617_1_P2 chromosome 1, CSIRO_AGI_Rlap_v1, whole genome shotgun sequence genome. Proteins encoded here:
- the LOC139839880 gene encoding tRNA-splicing endonuclease subunit Sen2-1-like, producing MGPRWKGKRSEEKALANPISKLISDLRSSLIKSNSQAMLSGCSVLLKCNPEQTELLNQTCFGRPVITAEKDNHRFELSLEEAFYLCFSLKCIKIVGGDNVTRTDNELWEYMIFKRESFPYTFKAYSHLRNHNWVVRSGCQYGADFVAYRHHPSLVHSEYCVLVLSESNVNDRLRVWSDYQSMVRICGSVNKTLLVLHVHKNCENVITSSSPSFIDALNVEERTITRWDPKRCREKQQVGTE